From the genome of Sulfitobacter sp. DSM 110093, one region includes:
- a CDS encoding UDP-N-acetylmuramoyl-L-alanyl-D-glutamate--2,6-diaminopimelate ligase — protein sequence MTDRAVPLSSLGLTARAGANPMITGIAVDSREVREGTLFAAMPGSRVHGAEFIQYALRMGAAAVLTDAAGAKIAAEELSGSDAALVVSDSPREALARTAALWFGGQPATMIAVTGTNGKTSVSTFVRQIWVEMGLPAVNLGTTGVEGAWAAPLAHTTPEPITLHRTLAEAAQNGITHAAMEASSHGLDQRRLDGVTLKAAGFTNFTQDHLDYHETFEAYFAAKAALFGRVLPEDGTAVVNTDDEKGVDIAAIARARGCEVITVGRDGGDLHLQGQRFDATGQDLRFTWRGKTYQKRLNLIGGFQGDNVLLAAGLVIACGADAQEVFDTLPHLTTVRGRMQLAATRDNGAAVFVDYAHTPDAVATALAAMRPHVMGRLVAIVGAGGDRDRAKRPLMGQAAAENADMVIVTDDNPRSEDPASIRAAVLDGAPDAMEVGDRAEAILRGVDALEPGDALLIAGKGHETGQIVGDDVLPFDDVEQASVAVAALDGRLA from the coding sequence CGAGGGCACGCTCTTCGCCGCCATGCCGGGCAGCCGCGTGCATGGGGCAGAATTTATTCAATACGCTCTCCGGATGGGCGCGGCGGCGGTGCTGACCGACGCAGCAGGGGCCAAGATCGCCGCCGAGGAACTGTCGGGCTCTGACGCGGCGCTGGTGGTTTCCGACTCCCCGCGCGAGGCGCTGGCGCGGACGGCGGCGCTGTGGTTCGGTGGCCAGCCCGCCACGATGATCGCCGTGACGGGCACCAACGGAAAAACCTCGGTCTCGACCTTTGTGCGCCAGATTTGGGTTGAGATGGGATTGCCTGCCGTGAACCTTGGCACCACCGGGGTCGAGGGCGCATGGGCCGCCCCGCTGGCGCATACCACGCCCGAGCCGATCACCCTGCACCGCACGCTGGCCGAGGCCGCACAGAACGGCATTACCCATGCCGCGATGGAGGCGTCGAGCCACGGGCTTGACCAGCGCCGTTTGGACGGGGTTACGCTCAAGGCGGCGGGGTTCACCAACTTCACCCAAGACCACCTTGATTATCACGAAACATTCGAGGCCTATTTCGCCGCCAAAGCTGCGCTTTTCGGCCGCGTTTTGCCCGAAGACGGCACGGCGGTGGTGAACACCGACGATGAAAAAGGCGTCGACATCGCTGCCATCGCCCGCGCGCGGGGCTGTGAAGTCATCACCGTGGGCCGGGACGGGGGCGATCTGCATTTGCAAGGTCAGCGTTTCGACGCAACCGGACAAGACCTGCGCTTCACATGGCGCGGCAAGACCTACCAAAAACGGCTCAACCTGATCGGCGGTTTTCAGGGCGACAACGTGCTGCTGGCGGCCGGGTTGGTGATCGCCTGCGGTGCTGATGCGCAAGAGGTTTTCGACACGCTGCCGCATCTCACCACTGTCCGAGGCCGGATGCAGCTTGCCGCCACGCGCGACAATGGCGCGGCGGTTTTTGTCGATTACGCCCATACGCCCGATGCCGTGGCCACTGCCCTCGCGGCCATGCGCCCGCATGTGATGGGACGGCTCGTTGCCATCGTCGGCGCGGGTGGGGACCGGGACCGGGCCAAGCGCCCCTTGATGGGGCAGGCAGCGGCAGAAAATGCGGATATGGTCATCGTGACTGACGACAACCCGCGCAGCGAAGACCCGGCCAGCATCCGCGCCGCTGTACTGGACGGCGCGCCCGATGCGATGGAGGTCGGCGACCGCGCCGAGGCAATCCTGCGCGGCGTCGATGCTTTGGAGCCGGGCGACGCGCTGCTCATCGCGGGCAAAGGCCATGAAACCGGGCAGATTGTTGGTGACGACGTGCTGCCCTTTGACGATGTAGAACAGGCCAGCGTGGCCGTGGCGGCACTGGACGGGAGATTGGCATGA
- the murF gene encoding UDP-N-acetylmuramoyl-tripeptide--D-alanyl-D-alanine ligase, which yields MSLWTATEAAEATGGRAQGDWACNGVSIDTRTLQPGDLFVALKAARDGHEFVAQALDKGAAAALVTHLPEGVAEDAPLLIVEDVQTALEALGRAGRARLGPQAKVAAVTGSVGKTSTKEMLLAIFGDQGRAHASVDSYNNHWGVPLTLARMPRDTDYAVIEIGMNHPGEIAPLAEQARPDAAMVTNVAAVHLEAFKDVAAIAVEKASIFDGMEPGGVAVINADHEHSDIVLDKALERGLRETTFGQAGHHYKLGEVKVQGDATVAQAEVEGAPLIFKIATPGRHFAMNGLGALAVAEALGADRALAVQSLGRWSPYAGRGVRERILLDTVDTHLALELIDDSYNANPTSMAAALEVLAASEVTHDIGRVSKGRRIAFVGDMKELGPEAVALHAGLADLEATRALDVVHCVGPLMKAFYDNLPEHQRGDWTETSEEMLQGLRSRLDSGDVVLIKGSLSMKLGGIVDAIRKMGHPVPTA from the coding sequence ATGAGCCTTTGGACAGCGACAGAAGCGGCGGAAGCCACGGGGGGCCGCGCGCAGGGTGATTGGGCCTGCAACGGTGTGTCGATCGACACGCGGACCTTGCAGCCCGGCGATCTCTTCGTGGCCCTCAAAGCCGCGCGGGACGGGCATGAGTTCGTGGCCCAAGCGCTCGACAAAGGGGCGGCTGCCGCGCTTGTGACCCATCTGCCCGAAGGCGTCGCCGAGGATGCGCCGCTGCTGATCGTCGAAGACGTACAGACCGCGCTTGAGGCGTTGGGCCGGGCAGGGCGTGCGCGTCTGGGTCCGCAGGCCAAGGTCGCGGCGGTGACGGGCAGCGTCGGCAAAACCTCGACCAAGGAAATGCTGCTGGCGATCTTCGGCGATCAGGGCCGGGCGCATGCCAGCGTCGACAGCTACAATAACCACTGGGGCGTGCCGCTGACGCTGGCACGGATGCCGCGCGATACCGATTACGCGGTGATCGAAATTGGCATGAACCACCCCGGAGAGATTGCACCCCTCGCCGAACAGGCGCGGCCCGATGCGGCGATGGTCACGAATGTCGCTGCCGTCCACCTCGAAGCCTTCAAGGATGTCGCCGCCATCGCGGTGGAAAAGGCCAGCATTTTTGATGGCATGGAACCAGGCGGCGTGGCGGTGATTAACGCCGACCATGAACATAGCGATATCGTGCTCGACAAGGCACTGGAACGGGGCCTGCGCGAAACCACCTTTGGCCAAGCGGGCCACCACTACAAGCTGGGCGAGGTCAAAGTGCAGGGCGATGCCACCGTGGCCCAAGCCGAGGTCGAAGGCGCGCCGCTGATCTTCAAGATCGCCACACCGGGGCGGCATTTTGCGATGAACGGGCTTGGCGCGCTGGCGGTGGCCGAAGCGCTTGGCGCGGATCGGGCGCTGGCGGTGCAATCGCTGGGCCGCTGGTCGCCCTATGCTGGGCGCGGGGTGCGCGAACGCATTTTGCTGGATACCGTCGATACCCATTTGGCGCTGGAACTGATCGACGACAGCTATAACGCCAACCCGACCTCCATGGCCGCAGCACTTGAAGTGCTGGCGGCCTCGGAAGTGACACATGACATCGGCCGCGTCAGCAAGGGGCGGCGGATTGCCTTTGTCGGCGACATGAAAGAACTCGGCCCCGAGGCCGTGGCGCTGCACGCCGGTCTGGCCGATCTTGAGGCCACCCGCGCGCTCGACGTGGTGCATTGCGTCGGCCCGCTGATGAAAGCCTTTTACGACAACCTGCCCGAACACCAGCGTGGCGATTGGACAGAGACCTCCGAAGAGATGTTGCAAGGTCTCCGCAGTCGTCTTGATTCCGGCGATGTCGTGCTGATCAAAGGGTCGCTTTCGATGAAGCTGGGCGGTATTGTTGACGCCATCCGCAAAATGGGCCATCCGGTCCCGACCGCCTGA
- a CDS encoding NAD(P)/FAD-dependent oxidoreductase, with protein sequence MQVDTAIIGAGAAGMMCAAHAGGRTLVVDHAKAPGEKIRISGGGRCNFTNMYCEPQAFLSQNPHFAKSALARYTQWDFIELVDRHGIAWHEKTLGQLFCDTSAKEIISMLRGLMQKAGVDLQLQSSASNFAKVDGQITFDLQTPDRTVKVTARNLVIATGGKSIPKMGATGIAYDIARQFGLKVTDTRAGLVPFTFAEGRFAPLAGVATPARITAGTTGFDEALLFTHRGLSGPAVLQASSYWQEGEAITVNLAPEGTLLDALRDQRQLAGRRNFTTILAQHLPSRLVDYLGQEFDLSGNLADWSDARLIAFVEALQNWQLHPGGTEGYRTAEVTLGGVDTDALSSKTMAAKDVPGLYFIGEAVDVTGWLGGYNFQWAWSSGMAAARAIGS encoded by the coding sequence ATGCAAGTTGATACAGCCATCATCGGAGCCGGAGCCGCTGGCATGATGTGCGCGGCCCACGCGGGCGGGCGCACGTTGGTGGTGGACCATGCCAAAGCGCCGGGCGAGAAAATTCGCATCTCGGGCGGTGGGCGCTGCAACTTCACCAATATGTATTGCGAGCCGCAGGCGTTTCTCAGTCAGAACCCGCATTTCGCGAAATCCGCACTGGCGCGCTATACCCAGTGGGATTTCATCGAACTGGTCGATCGCCACGGCATCGCGTGGCATGAGAAAACCTTGGGCCAACTCTTCTGCGATACCAGCGCGAAAGAGATTATCTCCATGCTGCGCGGGCTGATGCAAAAGGCCGGGGTCGATCTGCAATTACAAAGCAGCGCCAGCAATTTTGCCAAGGTCGATGGCCAAATCACCTTCGACCTGCAGACACCTGATCGGACAGTGAAAGTTACTGCACGCAACCTTGTCATCGCCACAGGGGGCAAATCGATCCCTAAGATGGGCGCGACGGGCATCGCATATGACATCGCGCGTCAGTTCGGCCTGAAGGTGACTGATACGCGCGCCGGTCTGGTGCCTTTCACCTTTGCCGAAGGCCGCTTTGCACCGCTGGCCGGTGTGGCCACCCCTGCCCGTATCACCGCTGGAACCACTGGCTTTGACGAGGCACTGCTGTTCACTCACCGTGGCCTCTCTGGCCCCGCGGTTTTGCAGGCGTCGTCCTACTGGCAAGAGGGCGAAGCGATCACCGTGAACCTCGCCCCCGAGGGCACTCTGTTGGACGCCTTGCGCGATCAAAGGCAACTTGCGGGGCGGCGCAACTTCACCACCATCCTCGCGCAGCACCTGCCCTCGCGATTGGTGGACTATTTAGGCCAAGAGTTTGACCTCTCGGGCAACTTGGCGGATTGGTCCGACGCGCGGCTCATCGCCTTTGTGGAGGCGCTGCAGAACTGGCAATTGCACCCCGGCGGTACCGAAGGCTATCGCACCGCTGAGGTCACTCTGGGCGGTGTGGATACCGATGCGCTCTCGTCCAAGACCATGGCGGCGAAGGACGTGCCCGGTCTCTATTTCATCGGCGAAGCGGTGGACGTGACCGGCTGGCTCGGCGGGTATAACTTCCAGTGGGCGTGGTCGTCGGGCATGGCGGCGGCGCGGGCGATTGGCAGCTAA
- the murD gene encoding UDP-N-acetylmuramoyl-L-alanine--D-glutamate ligase, with product MIPVQGLEGARVAVLGLGRSGLSAARALQAGGAKVSCWDDDPAARARAEREGFACVDLNAPGALDKITRLIVSPGIPHLYPAPNPVVAAALDAGVPVDNDIGLFFQSFATLAWDHYDVAPRVVAVTGSNGKSTTSALIHHILEHVGRPCQLAGNIGRGVLDLDPAVDGEVVVLELSSYQTELARALTPDVAVFTNLSPDHLDRHAGMGGYYAAKRRLFSEGGPDRAVIGVDEAEGRFLAGQMSEGPSDDRVIRISAETKLSGPGWQVFAKKGFLSEYRRGKQVGSIDLRSIQGLPGAHNHQNACAAYAACRALGLAPRVIEAAFHSFGGLPHRSQTVAEAHGVRYVNDSKATNVDSAAKALAAFRNIRWICGGLEKEGGLKGLAEAQGSVRKAYVIGREAAHFAMQLTTEAEVCGTMEKAVARAAAEAEEGDVVLLAPAAASFDQYDNFERRGEDFVAQVQKVLAE from the coding sequence ATGATTCCAGTACAGGGCTTGGAAGGCGCGCGCGTGGCGGTGCTGGGATTGGGCCGCTCGGGCCTGAGTGCGGCGCGCGCGTTACAGGCGGGCGGGGCCAAGGTTAGCTGTTGGGACGATGATCCGGCAGCACGCGCACGGGCCGAGCGGGAGGGGTTTGCCTGTGTTGACCTTAACGCCCCCGGCGCGCTTGATAAAATCACCCGGCTGATCGTCAGCCCCGGCATTCCGCATCTCTATCCCGCGCCGAACCCGGTGGTTGCCGCTGCCCTCGACGCTGGCGTGCCGGTGGACAATGACATCGGCCTGTTTTTCCAAAGCTTCGCCACGCTGGCGTGGGACCATTATGACGTGGCGCCCCGCGTCGTGGCCGTGACCGGGTCGAACGGCAAATCCACCACTTCGGCGTTGATCCATCATATCCTTGAGCATGTCGGGCGGCCCTGCCAACTGGCGGGCAACATCGGACGCGGGGTCTTGGACCTCGACCCTGCCGTGGATGGCGAGGTTGTCGTGCTGGAACTCAGCAGTTATCAGACGGAACTTGCCCGTGCGCTGACGCCGGATGTGGCGGTCTTTACCAATCTCAGCCCCGACCATCTGGACCGCCACGCAGGCATGGGCGGCTACTACGCGGCGAAACGTCGGCTGTTCTCAGAAGGCGGGCCAGACCGCGCAGTGATCGGTGTGGACGAGGCCGAGGGCCGTTTCCTCGCCGGGCAAATGAGCGAGGGACCAAGCGATGACCGGGTGATCCGCATCAGTGCAGAGACCAAACTCTCTGGTCCCGGCTGGCAGGTCTTTGCAAAGAAGGGGTTCTTGAGCGAATACCGCCGTGGCAAACAGGTCGGCTCGATCGATCTGCGCAGCATTCAGGGGTTGCCGGGCGCGCATAACCATCAGAACGCCTGTGCTGCCTATGCCGCCTGCCGCGCGCTTGGCCTTGCCCCGCGGGTGATCGAGGCGGCGTTCCACAGTTTCGGCGGCTTGCCCCATCGCAGCCAGACCGTGGCCGAGGCGCATGGCGTGCGCTACGTCAACGACAGCAAGGCCACCAATGTCGACAGCGCGGCCAAGGCGCTGGCCGCTTTCCGCAATATCCGCTGGATCTGCGGCGGGTTGGAGAAGGAAGGCGGGCTAAAAGGTCTGGCGGAGGCCCAAGGGTCAGTACGCAAGGCCTATGTCATTGGCCGCGAGGCCGCGCATTTTGCCATGCAGTTGACGACCGAAGCCGAAGTCTGCGGCACGATGGAGAAAGCCGTGGCGCGGGCTGCGGCAGAGGCGGAGGAGGGTGATGTCGTCCTGCTTGCCCCGGCGGCGGCAAGTTTCGATCAATATGACAATTTCGAACGGCGCGGTGAGGATTTCGTGGCGCAGGTGCAGAAGGTTTTGGCGGAGTAG
- a CDS encoding peroxiredoxin-like family protein: MTKLTAEQDFPKMDVAKLGGGTLTLGNPQEGRDWQLVVVYRGLHCPICKKYLAQLEKLQSQFHEIGVDVIAVSGDPEEKAKSMAKEDNLTLPVGYDLSLEQMAELGVYISDPRSPQETDRPFAEPATFVINDEGKLQIIDISNAPFARPELEGLLNGLKFVRDKGYPVRGTHKVG; this comes from the coding sequence ATGACCAAACTGACCGCAGAACAAGATTTTCCGAAGATGGACGTGGCCAAGCTGGGCGGCGGCACGCTGACCTTGGGCAACCCGCAAGAGGGGCGCGACTGGCAGCTGGTGGTGGTCTACCGTGGCTTGCACTGCCCGATCTGCAAAAAGTACCTCGCGCAACTTGAGAAGCTGCAAAGCCAGTTCCATGAAATCGGTGTGGATGTGATCGCCGTTTCGGGCGACCCCGAGGAAAAGGCCAAATCCATGGCCAAGGAAGACAATCTGACATTGCCCGTCGGCTATGACCTGAGCCTTGAGCAGATGGCGGAACTGGGCGTTTACATCTCTGACCCGCGCAGCCCGCAGGAGACCGACCGGCCCTTCGCCGAACCTGCCACCTTTGTCATCAACGACGAAGGCAAGCTGCAGATCATCGACATCTCGAACGCGCCCTTCGCCCGGCCCGAGTTGGAAGGCCTGCTAAACGGTCTCAAGTTCGTTCGCGACAAAGGCTACCCGGTGCGCGGCACCCACAAGGTGGGTTGA
- a CDS encoding UDP-N-acetylglucosamine--N-acetylmuramyl-(pentapeptide) pyrophosphoryl-undecaprenol N-acetylglucosamine transferase: MAAPLLIIAAGGTGGHMFPAQALAEVMLKRGWRVKLSTDARGARYTSGFPEAVEITQISSATFARGGAAAKALVPFRIAAGVLRAGLNMLRDRPSVVVGFGGYPSIPALGAAWALRMPRMIHEQNGILGRVNEIFAKRVHAVACGIWPTKLPEGVQGWHVGNPVRSAVLDRAGAAYIPPGDYPMEVLVMGGSQGARILSDVVPPALAALPMTMIRNIRVSHQARDEDGQRVADYYAESGISADVRPFFDDVPRRMSEAQLVISRSGASSVADLSVIGRPSILIPFAAAAGDHQTANARGLVEAGAAIMVPESKANPEIMTDQILAVLEMPQGALQMARAALSVGKPDAAETLADMVEHLGTQGTLTPAEEEHPK, translated from the coding sequence ATGGCCGCGCCATTGCTGATCATCGCCGCCGGGGGGACCGGTGGGCATATGTTTCCGGCGCAGGCCTTGGCCGAGGTGATGCTCAAGCGGGGCTGGCGAGTCAAGCTCAGCACAGATGCACGCGGTGCGCGCTATACCAGCGGCTTCCCCGAAGCGGTTGAGATCACCCAGATCAGCAGTGCTACCTTTGCGCGTGGTGGGGCCGCCGCCAAGGCGCTGGTGCCGTTTCGTATTGCCGCCGGTGTGCTGCGTGCGGGGCTGAACATGCTGCGCGACCGGCCCTCGGTTGTTGTCGGTTTTGGCGGCTATCCGTCGATCCCTGCCCTTGGGGCGGCTTGGGCGCTGCGAATGCCGCGCATGATTCACGAGCAGAATGGCATTCTAGGTCGCGTGAACGAGATTTTTGCCAAACGGGTACATGCAGTGGCCTGCGGTATTTGGCCCACCAAACTGCCCGAGGGCGTGCAGGGCTGGCATGTCGGTAATCCGGTGCGTTCGGCTGTGCTCGACCGTGCAGGGGCCGCCTATATCCCGCCCGGTGACTACCCGATGGAAGTGCTGGTGATGGGCGGCAGTCAAGGTGCGCGTATCCTTAGTGACGTGGTGCCCCCCGCACTCGCCGCTTTGCCGATGACCATGATCCGAAATATTCGCGTCAGCCATCAGGCCCGCGACGAAGATGGCCAGCGGGTGGCGGATTACTATGCCGAGTCTGGTATCAGCGCCGATGTGCGCCCCTTCTTTGATGACGTGCCGCGCCGCATGTCCGAAGCGCAGCTGGTAATCAGCCGTTCTGGTGCATCCAGCGTGGCGGATCTGTCCGTGATCGGGCGGCCTTCGATCCTGATCCCCTTTGCTGCCGCCGCAGGGGACCATCAAACCGCCAATGCCCGTGGTCTGGTTGAGGCCGGTGCCGCGATCATGGTGCCCGAAAGCAAGGCCAATCCTGAAATCATGACCGACCAAATTCTCGCGGTGTTGGAGATGCCCCAAGGGGCGTTGCAGATGGCGCGAGCCGCCCTCTCGGTCGGCAAACCCGACGCGGCTGAAACACTGGCTGATATGGTTGAACATCTTGGCACCCAAGGCACGCTGACCCCCGCAGAAGAGGAACACCCCAAATGA
- the ftsW gene encoding putative lipid II flippase FtsW, with product MTEMVYGAVPVRDGEPILPKWWRTVDRWALSCVLILFAVGMLLGLAASPPLASKNGFDAFHYVQRQAFFGGLALVAMLLTSMMSPTLVRRLAVLGFVLSFVALALLPFFGTDFGKGATRWYSLGFASLQPSEFLKPGFMVAAAWMMAAATEINGPPGKTWSFALCISIVLMLAMQPDFGQACLVLFGWGVMYFVAGAPMVLLVGMAGLVVLAGTFAYSNSEHFARRIDGFLSVDVDPTTQLGYATNAIREGGLFGVGVGEGEVKWSLPDAHTDFIIAVAAEEYGLILVVCIIALYTVVVVRSLLRLVRERDPFIRLAGTGLACTFGVQAMINMGVAVRLLPAKGMTLPFVSYGGSSVIASGIAVGMLLAFTRSRPQGEISDILGRGRR from the coding sequence ATGACAGAGATGGTCTATGGCGCGGTCCCGGTACGGGATGGTGAACCGATCCTTCCAAAATGGTGGCGTACGGTCGACCGCTGGGCATTGTCCTGCGTGTTGATCCTGTTTGCCGTTGGCATGTTGCTGGGGCTGGCTGCGTCGCCGCCCTTGGCCTCCAAAAACGGCTTTGATGCCTTTCACTATGTGCAGCGTCAGGCGTTCTTCGGCGGATTGGCGCTGGTGGCGATGCTGCTGACGTCAATGATGTCGCCAACGCTGGTGCGGCGTTTGGCCGTGCTGGGGTTTGTCCTGTCTTTCGTGGCGCTGGCGCTGTTGCCGTTCTTTGGCACCGATTTTGGCAAGGGGGCCACGCGCTGGTACTCGCTGGGGTTTGCCTCGCTTCAGCCATCGGAATTTCTAAAGCCGGGTTTCATGGTCGCCGCCGCATGGATGATGGCCGCCGCGACCGAGATTAATGGACCTCCGGGGAAAACTTGGTCTTTTGCGCTGTGCATCTCCATCGTGCTGATGCTGGCGATGCAGCCCGACTTTGGCCAAGCTTGCCTTGTGCTTTTTGGCTGGGGCGTGATGTATTTCGTCGCCGGAGCGCCGATGGTGCTGCTGGTCGGCATGGCAGGTTTGGTCGTTTTGGCAGGCACCTTCGCCTACTCGAACTCCGAACACTTCGCGCGGCGTATCGACGGCTTTCTCAGCGTTGATGTCGATCCGACCACCCAGCTTGGCTATGCCACCAATGCGATCCGCGAAGGCGGGCTTTTTGGCGTGGGCGTGGGGGAGGGCGAAGTGAAGTGGTCACTGCCCGATGCACATACTGATTTTATCATCGCCGTCGCCGCTGAGGAATATGGCCTTATTCTGGTCGTTTGCATCATTGCCCTATATACTGTTGTGGTCGTCCGTTCGCTGTTGCGGTTGGTGCGCGAGCGTGACCCCTTCATCCGGCTGGCCGGAACCGGGCTGGCCTGCACATTCGGAGTACAGGCGATGATTAACATGGGTGTGGCAGTTCGGCTTTTGCCTGCGAAAGGCATGACCTTGCCCTTCGTCAGCTATGGTGGCTCTTCGGTCATCGCAAGCGGCATCGCCGTGGGCATGCTCCTCGCCTTTACCCGGTCGCGCCCGCAGGGTGAGATCAGTGACATTCTAGGCCGGGGCCGCCGCTGA
- a CDS encoding glutaminase yields the protein MSSPAKPDLADVLPRLNDMMREDDHWGDVAAYIPQLATVDPAQFGIAVVTADGQCHVAGDTQVPFSVQSITKVFTLAIALGRSGDQLWHRVGREPSGRAFNSIVQLEQEQGRPRNPFINAGAIVTTDEVLGNREPREALAEIMRFVREAAGTDDIHINDTVAASETDFGHRNFALAHFLKSYGNLNNAPERTLGTYFHHCAMEMTVQQLAMAGRFLIEAPDVPRLVAPSRIRRLNALMLTCGHYDGSGDFAYRVGLPGKSGVGGGILAIVPGRASIAVWSPGLNRYGNSQKGTEALALLARHMDWSIF from the coding sequence ATGTCCAGCCCCGCCAAACCAGACCTTGCCGATGTGTTGCCGCGTCTCAATGACATGATGCGCGAAGACGACCATTGGGGGGATGTGGCGGCCTATATTCCGCAACTAGCGACAGTGGACCCGGCTCAGTTCGGCATCGCGGTGGTGACGGCGGATGGCCAGTGCCATGTGGCGGGCGATACGCAGGTGCCCTTTTCGGTACAATCCATTACCAAAGTGTTCACGCTCGCCATCGCCCTTGGCCGGTCCGGCGACCAACTGTGGCACCGTGTGGGGCGCGAGCCTTCGGGGCGGGCGTTCAACTCCATCGTACAGCTTGAGCAGGAACAGGGCCGCCCGCGCAATCCGTTCATCAACGCGGGCGCGATTGTTACCACTGACGAGGTGCTGGGCAACCGTGAGCCGCGCGAAGCACTGGCCGAGATCATGCGCTTCGTGCGTGAAGCTGCGGGCACGGATGATATTCACATCAATGACACCGTTGCCGCGTCAGAGACCGACTTCGGCCACCGGAACTTTGCGCTGGCCCATTTCCTGAAATCCTATGGCAACCTCAACAACGCGCCGGAGCGGACGCTTGGCACCTATTTCCACCACTGCGCGATGGAGATGACGGTGCAGCAGCTTGCCATGGCGGGGCGTTTCCTGATCGAAGCGCCCGACGTGCCGCGCTTGGTCGCGCCAAGCCGCATCAGACGGCTGAACGCGCTGATGCTGACCTGTGGGCATTACGATGGGTCGGGAGATTTCGCCTACCGCGTGGGCCTGCCGGGCAAATCCGGCGTAGGTGGCGGCATCCTCGCCATCGTGCCGGGGCGGGCCAGCATCGCGGTCTGGTCACCGGGGCTGAACCGTTATGGCAACAGCCAAAAGGGCACCGAAGCACTGGCCCTTTTGGCACGTCACATGGATTGGTCGATCTTCTAG
- the mraY gene encoding phospho-N-acetylmuramoyl-pentapeptide-transferase, which produces MLYWLTLLSDGGDFFNLFRYITFRAGGAFLTALIFGFLFGKPLIEVLRKRQGKGQPIRDDGPEGHFAKAGTPTMGGLLIVGALLTSTLLWARLDNPYIWLVLFVTMSFAAIGYADDHAKVSKQNTDGVPGKVRLLLGFLIAGIAGYWAAQYHPAELQYQLALPVFKDTLVNLGILFVPFAIIVIVGSANAVNLTDGLDGLAIMPVMIAAGALGVIAYAVGRVDFTDYLDVHYVPGTGEILIFTAGLFGGGLGFLWYNAPPAAVFMGDTGSLALGGALGAIAVATKHELVLAVVGGLFVVEALSVIVQVLYFKRTGKRVFLMAPIHHHYEKKGWAEPQIVIRFWIISLILALLGLATLKVR; this is translated from the coding sequence ATGCTCTATTGGTTGACGCTGCTGTCTGATGGCGGCGATTTTTTTAACCTGTTTCGCTATATCACCTTCCGCGCAGGCGGGGCGTTTTTGACGGCGTTGATCTTCGGTTTTCTCTTCGGCAAGCCGCTGATCGAAGTGCTGCGCAAGCGGCAGGGCAAGGGCCAGCCCATTCGGGATGACGGCCCCGAAGGGCATTTCGCCAAAGCGGGCACGCCCACCATGGGCGGGCTGTTGATCGTGGGCGCGTTGCTCACCTCGACCCTGCTTTGGGCGCGGCTCGACAATCCGTATATCTGGCTCGTGCTGTTTGTAACCATGAGCTTTGCCGCCATCGGTTACGCAGACGACCATGCCAAGGTCAGCAAACAGAACACCGACGGTGTGCCGGGCAAGGTGCGGCTTTTGCTGGGCTTTCTGATCGCGGGCATCGCGGGCTATTGGGCCGCGCAGTATCACCCGGCAGAGTTGCAGTACCAACTGGCGTTGCCGGTGTTCAAAGATACGCTGGTCAACCTTGGCATTCTGTTTGTGCCATTCGCAATTATCGTGATCGTCGGATCAGCCAATGCGGTGAACCTGACCGACGGGCTTGACGGCTTGGCGATCATGCCGGTGATGATCGCCGCCGGAGCGCTTGGCGTCATCGCCTATGCCGTGGGCCGGGTCGACTTCACCGACTATCTCGACGTGCATTATGTGCCGGGAACGGGGGAAATCCTGATCTTCACGGCTGGGCTCTTTGGCGGTGGCTTGGGCTTTTTGTGGTACAACGCGCCGCCCGCCGCGGTCTTCATGGGGGACACCGGCTCATTGGCGCTCGGCGGCGCTTTGGGGGCGATTGCAGTTGCAACGAAACACGAGTTGGTGCTGGCGGTCGTCGGCGGTCTCTTCGTGGTCGAGGCGCTCTCGGTCATTGTGCAGGTGCTCTACTTCAAGCGCACCGGCAAGCGGGTGTTCCTGATGGCACCGATCCACCACCATTACGAGAAAAAGGGCTGGGCCGAGCCGCAGATCGTGATCCGCTTCTGGATCATCTCGCTGATCCTCGCCCTGTTGGGTCTGGCGACGCTCAAGGTCCGCTAA